The Paenibacillus thermoaerophilus genomic interval AAACAGCTCAGCGATCTGAGCGCCGACCTGACGGAGAACATCAATGTGAAGGCGAACGAGATGAATACGAAACTCGAAGCCATCCTGAATCTCAATGAGCAAATCCGGCGGATCGAGGGGCTTGGGGACAATGCCAACGACCTGCGCGATCAGCGCGATCTGCTGACGGACGAGCTGTCCAAAATCGTCAATATCCGCGTCTCCGAGAACGACTCGGGCTACACGATTATGATGGGAGCGGTGGAGCTCGTCAACGGCACGGCGTATACGCCGGTTGACGCGGCGGCGCTGGAGAGCGCTTATGCGTCCGGGGATCTGAACAGCGGCGAAGTATTCGGCATGATCGTGTCCCGGGACGTCTATGTGGCCGATTATCAGGCTCAGCTCGATACGATGGCCAATACGATCGCCAACGGCGAGTTGCGCATGAAGCTGCCGGAAGGCGCTGTGCTTCCCGACAACACCGTGCTGGGGGTCGTACAAGCGGATGGCAAAACCGTCGTTCCCCAGACGTTCTCCGGCGCGGGACGAACCGTTCCCGCCGGCGGCTTGACCGTTGTGGTGAACGGCATTAACGGTCTGCATCAGCTTGGATACAACCTCAACTCCCCCGTCGAAAAAGGCGTGGCGTTTTTCTTGAACGATACGGGCGGCACGGCTGTTACGGCGGCCAACATCCGGCTGAATCCGGTGATCGACGGCGATCCGAGCAAGATTGCCACGTCGATGCGTACGGAAGGGACGGGAACGGCGGAGACCGTTATTAAAGGCAACAACGCACTGGCGCTGCTGATGTCGCAAGTGAAGGACAGCAGCTTTGACTTCAGCTCGGCAAGCCCGGGGGCGATCCTGCAGAACGGGACCATTAACGATTTCCTTCGTTCCATGGTCGGACAATTGGGCGTCCAAAGCCGGGAAGCTTCCCGTCAGGCAGGCAACCAGCATATTATTCTGGAGCAGGTCGATTCGAGACGGATGTCCGTAAGCAGCGTGTCGCTGGACGAAGAGATGTCCAA includes:
- the flgK gene encoding flagellar hook-associated protein FlgK, whose amino-acid sequence is MRSTFHSLETAKRSLFTHQAALSTTGHNIANANTAGYTRQVVNMVAARPIEAFGMMRSNAPGQLGTGVEFSSITRVREKFLDDQFRNESKSLGNWEVQQDTLEKLEKIMNEPSESGIRTVLDNFWKAWSDLSQNPESITGRKIVRENAKALADALNLTSKQLSDLSADLTENINVKANEMNTKLEAILNLNEQIRRIEGLGDNANDLRDQRDLLTDELSKIVNIRVSENDSGYTIMMGAVELVNGTAYTPVDAAALESAYASGDLNSGEVFGMIVSRDVYVADYQAQLDTMANTIANGELRMKLPEGAVLPDNTVLGVVQADGKTVVPQTFSGAGRTVPAGGLTVVVNGINGLHQLGYNLNSPVEKGVAFFLNDTGGTAVTAANIRLNPVIDGDPSKIATSMRTEGTGTAETVIKGNNALALLMSQVKDSSFDFSSASPGAILQNGTINDFLRSMVGQLGVQSREASRQAGNQHIILEQVDSRRMSVSSVSLDEEMSNMIKFQHAYNAAARNMTAVDEMLDRIINSMGHVGR